TGTACACCGCGATCGAGGGACAGCCGCCGTACGGATTCGACGACGACAACGATGTGATCGTGACCCGCGCGGCGATGGCACAGATCATCCCGCCCACCCGCAGCGGGCCGCTCACCGAGGTGCTGCTGCATATGATGGAACCGGCGCCGCAACGACGCCCCACCATGGCCGAGGCGCGTGAGGAAATCCTCACCGCCGCATTCGGTCCCGGCACCGGGCCCTATATTCTCGGCGCTCCGATCCGCACCGAGGACGGCACCATCCCGGCCTGGGCGGCCCGCAACTCCGCCGCCGGATTGCGCAGTCCGCATTCCGCGCCGCTGCCGCGGCCACAGCGAGTCGCCGCGCCCAATGCCGCTGCGGCACAACCGAGACTGGGGAAGTCGAAGCTGGTCGACATCGACTTCACCACATTCGGCCCGAATGCGGCGCCGCTGGCGATCGCGGTCGGACTGCTGATCGGACTGCTCATCCTGATCGTCATCCTGGTCGCCGCGATGTGAGTCGCCGGGCGCAATACCCGCGACGTCAGTCGATGCGGCGGCGGTGGGCCCACCGGGTCAGCGCGTTGCGATTGGACTGCTGTGTCTTGCGCAGCACGTTCGAGGCATGTGTCTCGACGGTTTTCACCGAAATGAACAAGCTCTCGGCGATTTCGCGATAGGTGTAGCCGCGGGCCAGCAGGCGCAGCACCTCGAGTTCGCGCGGGGTCAGCGAATCCAGTTCCGGATCGAGCGGTGGCTCCGGCGCCGGAGACCGGCCGGTGAACGAATCCAGGACGAATCCCGCCAGCCGCGGACTGAACACCGCATCCCCACCGGCAACCCGTCGAATCCCCTCGGCCAGTTCGGAACCGGAGATGGTCTTGGTGACGTAGCCGCGCGCACCCGCGCGAATCACCGCGATCACATCCTCGGCCGCATCGGAAACGCTCAGCGCCAGACACACCGGCCCGTTACCGCCCGGCGCCCCCGGAGCACCCCGCCGGTCCTCGATGCCCTGCAGCACCGCGACACCACCGCCGTCGGGCATGTGCACGTCCAGCAGCACCACATCGGGACGGGCGGAATCGATCCCGGCCACAGCCTCGGCGACGGTACCCGCCTCCCCGATCACATCCATATCGGCTTCACGGCTCAACTCGGCCCGTACCCCGGACCGGAATACGGCGTGGTCGTCGACCAGAAAAACCCGGATCGTCACAGTTCTCCTCACCTCGAGCCGACCCGCAACCGGGCGCGGCAGCACCACCTCATCGGTACCACATCGCATGCCATGGTGCCGGAAGCCCGAACGGGCAGGTGGGGACAACCACATCCGTGCGCCACACGCGCGGACGGCTACCGCGCCCCGGGTCCGGAGCCGGTATCGGCGGCCGCGGTGCGCGGCTGCGTGGAGGATGCGGCCGGATCCGGCACATCGGACATCTCGGCGTCGGAACCTCCGGCCCCATCGGACTCCGCAGAGAATTCCTGCTGCCCCTCGGAATCGGTGCGGGGCATCGTGATCCGTACCTCGGTGCCGCGCCCCGGCGCGGTCTGCACCTCGACGGTGCCGCCCCGCCGCTCGATGCGGGCATGGATCGACTTCGCCAGGCCCTGCCGATCGTTGGGCACCGCGGCCGGATCGAATCCGGAGCC
The genomic region above belongs to Nocardia spumae and contains:
- a CDS encoding response regulator, coding for MRVFLVDDHAVFRSGVRAELSREADMDVIGEAGTVAEAVAGIDSARPDVVLLDVHMPDGGGVAVLQGIEDRRGAPGAPGGNGPVCLALSVSDAAEDVIAVIRAGARGYVTKTISGSELAEGIRRVAGGDAVFSPRLAGFVLDSFTGRSPAPEPPLDPELDSLTPRELEVLRLLARGYTYREIAESLFISVKTVETHASNVLRKTQQSNRNALTRWAHRRRID